The bacterium genome has a segment encoding these proteins:
- a CDS encoding rhodanese-like domain-containing protein, protein MAQGTLPNAINIPLDQITDMYTMIPKDKKVITFCDTGIQGYNAEQFLKSQGYDVYNLDGGYTYISKMLKENTYV, encoded by the coding sequence ATGGCTCAAGGGACACTACCAAACGCAATCAATATTCCTTTAGACCAAATCACAGACATGTATACCATGATTCCCAAAGATAAGAAAGTTATTACATTCTGTGATACTGGAATTCAGGGCTATAATGCAGAACAATTTTTAAAAAGCCAAGGCTATGATGTCTACAATCTAGATGGTGGCTATACTTATATTTCAAAGATGTTAAAGGAGAACACATATGTTTAA
- a CDS encoding rhodanese-like domain-containing protein: protein MPGSINMPTSNFLKYINLINKEDHYYVICLTGSRSFMVARYLDEQGYKVSNVSGGIITYPGEITV from the coding sequence ATCCCGGGTTCAATCAATATGCCAACTTCAAACTTCTTAAAGTACATAAACTTGATCAATAAAGAGGACCACTATTATGTGATCTGTCTAACAGGATCAAGGTCATTCATGGTCGCAAGATATTTAGATGAACAAGGCTATAAAGTAAGTAATGTCTCTGGAGGTATTATTACCTATCCTGGAGAAATCACTGTTTAA